The sequence AAACTCTATTATTGATGGTCTTATAAATCCATTAAAAGTATTTTTTAATATAACAAACTTTTTTCCTCTTGAAACTTTTGTATCCATTACTTTTGTAACATACACTCCACTAAGTCCACATAAATAACGACCAGTTTCTATATAAATTTGAACATCTTTAATTTCTTCTTTAAATTCTTTACATAAAGAATTTAATTCTTTTCCTAAACTTTCCACATCAACAGGTTTATCTTCTAAAGAAAAAGGAATTCCTATTCCAGATCCTAAATTAACAAATTTTAGTTTTAAGTTTAATCCTTCTTTAACTTTCTTTGTTAAATCAAACATATTTTTATAATAATTTTTTAATATTTCTGTATCCAATTCTTGACTGCTAGAATGAACATGTATTCCTATTATTTTTATATTTTTAAAAGAATTTAATAATTCTAAATTTCCCATTAATATTTCTTCATCTATTCCAAATTTAGTAGGAACTCCTAAGTCACTATAATGAGTAAAATTTGGATTAATTCTAATCCCAATCTCCATTATTTTATTTTTTTGTTTTCCTAGTTCATCCAATAGTTTAATTTCATTAATGCTATCTGCAGTAAATATACATTTATCAAAAGCTATTTCAATATCTTTAATTGATTTTCCTGGAGCTGAATAAATTATTTCTTCTTTGTTTACATTATTATCAAAAGCTTTTAAAACTTCATTGCTACTAGCTGCATCTGCTCCTATTCCTTGAGCAAATATTGTTTTTAGCATTTCAGGATGGTGATTTGATTTTACTGAATATAAAAACTTAACATTTGGAAAACTTTTCTTTAATCTAGCTATATTTTCCAAAATAATTTTCTCATCATAAAGATAAAAACTATCATACTTTTTTCCTTGTTCTAATACCACTTCTCTGTTAAACATAAAACATCTCCTTTTCCTTTTATTTTGTATATTACTTTAATTGCAATTAACTTCTTCTACGGGAATTTGAATTTCTGTTATATATTCATCTTCGTTTTCTGTTATATGAACCTCTATATGATATATCTCTAAAATTTCACCAATAACTTTATAATTATTTTCAAGAATATAATCCTTTAAAATTTTATAGTACTTAGGGCTATTTTCATAACTACCTTTAAAAATTAAACTTAAATAATATCCTTCATCTAATTTTTCTCCCTTTTCCTCATTTATAATAAATGTTCCTGAAAATGTTTGGTATTCTTTTTTATAAAAATTATCTTTAGATATAAAAGCACCAACCTCATTATTAGTTAATAATATATCATCTTTATATGTTGTTTTTTTATTTAATATTTTTATCTCAAAATCTATCTCCCAGTCTTTTTTTAAAATTCCTTTAGATTTTAAAATCTTTCTTTCAGGAATATATTTTAATACTGGTTTTTCAAAGTCTTTAAATCCTTTGAAAAAATTTATATTTTCAATTTTATTATTAATTTCTTCTCTTAATTCCTCTAATTTATTTATTTTTTCAGAGATAACATTTAATTGAAATTCAAGCATTTCTTCAGCATTCTTAGTATTTCTTTCATATAAAAATGCTTTTATATCCTCTAAACCTACCCCTAAATTTCTTAAATTACGAATACTATTTAATTTCCAAATCTGTTTCTTAGAATAATATCTATATCCATTTTCTCCTATAAAATCCGGTTTCACAAGGCCAATTTTATTATAATATCTTAATATGTCACTGCTTACTCCATATAATTTGCTGATTTCTCCTATTTTATAAAATTTCTTTTTTTGAGAATTCATAAATATCCCTCCATGTAACCATTTATAATATTATAACATAAATATAAAAAACTATTGATTTAAATTTCCAAAAATGTTATTTCTTTATCTCTAAAAATAAAAATAATATATCGATGTTTTATCGGACTATATAAATATATGGAAATTATTATTATAAAAGAGTACAATATTAATATAATTTATCTATTATTTTAGGAGGTTTCTCATGGAAAATAATAAAGAGTTTTTACCTTTATTTATCAGTTTAGAAAATAAAAAGGTTCTTGTACTTGGAGCTGGAAGAATAGCTTTTAGAAAAGTATCCACAGTTGCTCCCTATAAAGCTAATATAAAAATTCTTACAACTAAAGTTGTGGATCCTAGATTCAGCGATTTAATTCTTGAAAACAATTTAATTAAATTAAGTATTGGAGAATTTGATAAAAAGTTTATAAAAAAAGAATGCCTTGATAGTTTCCTTGTTATTCTTGCCACTGATAATGAAAAATTAAATGAAGAACTAGCTAGTTATTGTGATAAAAACAACGTTCTAGTGAATAATATTACATCAAAAACTGAAATGAATACAAGATTTCCTAGTATCTTAAAACAAGGGGATTACACTATTGGAATCTCTGCAAATGGAGATCCTAAAAAATCTAAAGCCTTAAAAAATAAGCTTTCTTCTCTTGACCTTGGAACTATTCTATAGTTTATAATATCCTCAGGAGAGTGATATTATGAAACTTGATTTAGGCAAAGATAGCCTCACCAAGATTATTTTTAAGTACGGTTATCCTTCAGTGATAACCATGTGGATTTTTTCTTTATATACAATTGTTGATGGAACATTTATTGGAAGATATTTAGGAGCTAAAGAAATAGCTGCTGTAAATATTGTAATGCCATATGTTAACCTGTCCTTTGCTTTAGGAATTATGATTGCAATAGGTAGTTCAACAATAATTGCCATTAATTTGGGCGAAGGAAATAAAGAAAAAGCAAACAAAATTTATAGTTTATCCCTAGAGTTACTATTTCTATTTGGATCCTTACTAGGAATCCTAGGAATACTTTTCCCTAAAAAAATAGTTGCATTCCTTGGAGCTAATGACATTATCTTAAATGATGCTGCTACTTACTTATTTTATTTATCTTTTTTCACACTTTTTTATTTATTATCTTATGGTTTTGAAGTTTTTGTTAGAATAGAAGGATGTCCTTCATATTCTATGATTTGTTTATGTATAGGTGCTGCTTTAAATATTATTTTAGATTATTATTTTATATTACATTTAAATTTAGGAATACAGGGAGCTGCCTTAGCTACTGGAATTGCACAATTTGGAACTGCCCTATCTTTATTTATGTATCTTGTATTTAAATCTAAAAAATTAAAGTTTTCCCCTATAAAACTAAGCTTTATAAATTCTATAACTATTTGTTATAAAGGTTTATCTGAATTTGTAACTGAAATTGCTACTGGAATAGTTATTATGGCATTCAATATTGTTATTATGAGAATCATGGGAGAAAAGGGAGTATCTGCATTTGGAATAATTGGATATATCTCAACCCTTGTTACAATGACTATGATTGGTTTTTCTCAAGGAATACAACCAGTTATAAGTTATAACTATGGAGCTTTAAATTTTAAAAGAATAAAAAATATATTAAAAATAGAACTAGTTACTGTTCTTATATTAGGAGCTTTATTTTATATATTTATAAATACATATGTAGGAAATATAATTTCTATATTTATAACTGATGATAAAACTATTTATAATATTACTAAAAAAGCCATTAATATCTATAGTTTTACTTATTTGCTAGTGGGAATAAATATAATTATCTCAGCTTTCTTTACAGCTATTGAAAATTCATTTGTTTCAAGTATTTTAAGTACTATTAGAGGTTTTATTATAATAAATCTCTTACTCTATACTTTCCCTTCATTTTTTCATGAATCAGGGATATGGCTATCAGCCCCAACAAATGAATTTTTAACCTTAATAATTTCAATTTCAATATTCATAAATATTGGACTTAAAAGCATAAATAAAAAATATATTTAAATACTAGGTGGATTCTTATTTGAATCCACCTTTGACTTTATTGTCTCTTTGTGACATAATAGTCCTAAATTTTATTAAAGGAGAGTTTTACAAATGCCTATACTTTATTACTTGTCGTTCATCAGTTTACTTACTTTACTTGGAATATTTATTAAATCTAAGTCTCACTTTTTAAATAAATTTTTTATCCCTTCCTCGATTATTGGAGGATTAATTGGATTGATTTTAGGACCAGAAATTTTAGGAAGATTTTATGAAATTGTACCTTTTGAATGGTATCATAATATAAAATCCATTCCCAGTGTTCTTATTATACCTTTAACAGCTTCTATCCCAATTGGTTTAAAGCTAAAAGGATCTAAGAAAAATAATAATTCTAGCATTAATATGACTTTGATATTATTTATGGTTACCTTTCTTCAACTTTTAGTAGGTTTTCTAGTTAATCATTTTTATACTATTTTTAATCCAAGTGCAATATATGAATCATTTGGATCTGAACTTAATGCCGGATTTGCTGGAGGTCACGGAATAGCAGGGATTATGGGACTTATTTTAAAAGATTTACATTTAAAGTACTGGAATCTTGCTCAAGGAGTAGCTGCTTCAATGGCCACTTTTGGACTTGTTTTTGGAATTTTATTTGGAATAGTATTAATAAATATTGAAAAAAGAAGAGTAAAAGTTTATTCTAAAAATGAAATAGAAATAATTAATGGAAATATCAGTGAAAAAGAAGAAACTTATAAAAGCTCTAACCAAAACAAAAATTTAAGATCTAATAAATTAGTGGTTTATTTTGCTCTTGTTTTCTTTGCATGTGGGGTTGCCTTTGTTCTTTCTAATCTCTTTAGAAAATACGATATTTTTATATTATCTAATATTTCCTCTTGGTCTTTAGCTATGATTATAATGTTTGTTCTTTGGAAATACGTTAAAAACTATAGTATTTCTGAAGGAGTTGATTTAGAATTAAGAAATATGGTCTCTGGATTATTAATTGAATATGCAGTAGTTTCAGCTGTTGCAACCTTACCTCTAAGAGCTGTTTTCACATATATTACTCCTATATTAATCACTGCAACTCTTGGGATATTTTCAACTTGGTTTTTCATTAATATACTTTGTAAAAGATATTTTAAAGATAATTTTAGGTTTCAAAGAAGTATCACCATGTTTGGAACTTCAACTGGAATATTTATAACTGGTTTATTACTTCTTAGAGTTTGTGATCCTGAGCTTAAGACTCCTGTTTTAAAAGATTATTCCTTAGGTTTTTCTATTGTGGCAATACTAGGACCTATATTTAATTTAATATTTTATTCTACTAAATTAAGAGTAGAATATAATTCAATAGCCCCTATCTTACTT is a genomic window of Fusobacterium sp. JB019 containing:
- a CDS encoding sodium/glutamate symporter, with translation MPILYYLSFISLLTLLGIFIKSKSHFLNKFFIPSSIIGGLIGLILGPEILGRFYEIVPFEWYHNIKSIPSVLIIPLTASIPIGLKLKGSKKNNNSSINMTLILFMVTFLQLLVGFLVNHFYTIFNPSAIYESFGSELNAGFAGGHGIAGIMGLILKDLHLKYWNLAQGVAASMATFGLVFGILFGIVLINIEKRRVKVYSKNEIEIINGNISEKEETYKSSNQNKNLRSNKLVVYFALVFFACGVAFVLSNLFRKYDIFILSNISSWSLAMIIMFVLWKYVKNYSISEGVDLELRNMVSGLLIEYAVVSAVATLPLRAVFTYITPILITATLGIFSTWFFINILCKRYFKDNFRFQRSITMFGTSTGIFITGLLLLRVCDPELKTPVLKDYSLGFSIVAILGPIFNLIFYSTKLRVEYNSIAPILLLIFMIILGFSILEYFNHNKIKN
- a CDS encoding MerR family transcriptional regulator, with the translated sequence MNSQKKKFYKIGEISKLYGVSSDILRYYNKIGLVKPDFIGENGYRYYSKKQIWKLNSIRNLRNLGVGLEDIKAFLYERNTKNAEEMLEFQLNVISEKINKLEELREEINNKIENINFFKGFKDFEKPVLKYIPERKILKSKGILKKDWEIDFEIKILNKKTTYKDDILLTNNEVGAFISKDNFYKKEYQTFSGTFIINEEKGEKLDEGYYLSLIFKGSYENSPKYYKILKDYILENNYKVIGEILEIYHIEVHITENEDEYITEIQIPVEEVNCN
- a CDS encoding bifunctional precorrin-2 dehydrogenase/sirohydrochlorin ferrochelatase; the protein is MENNKEFLPLFISLENKKVLVLGAGRIAFRKVSTVAPYKANIKILTTKVVDPRFSDLILENNLIKLSIGEFDKKFIKKECLDSFLVILATDNEKLNEELASYCDKNNVLVNNITSKTEMNTRFPSILKQGDYTIGISANGDPKKSKALKNKLSSLDLGTIL
- a CDS encoding MATE family efflux transporter; translated protein: MKLDLGKDSLTKIIFKYGYPSVITMWIFSLYTIVDGTFIGRYLGAKEIAAVNIVMPYVNLSFALGIMIAIGSSTIIAINLGEGNKEKANKIYSLSLELLFLFGSLLGILGILFPKKIVAFLGANDIILNDAATYLFYLSFFTLFYLLSYGFEVFVRIEGCPSYSMICLCIGAALNIILDYYFILHLNLGIQGAALATGIAQFGTALSLFMYLVFKSKKLKFSPIKLSFINSITICYKGLSEFVTEIATGIVIMAFNIVIMRIMGEKGVSAFGIIGYISTLVTMTMIGFSQGIQPVISYNYGALNFKRIKNILKIELVTVLILGALFYIFINTYVGNIISIFITDDKTIYNITKKAINIYSFTYLLVGINIIISAFFTAIENSFVSSILSTIRGFIIINLLLYTFPSFFHESGIWLSAPTNEFLTLIISISIFINIGLKSINKKYI
- a CDS encoding diaminopimelate decarboxylase yields the protein MFNREVVLEQGKKYDSFYLYDEKIILENIARLKKSFPNVKFLYSVKSNHHPEMLKTIFAQGIGADAASSNEVLKAFDNNVNKEEIIYSAPGKSIKDIEIAFDKCIFTADSINEIKLLDELGKQKNKIMEIGIRINPNFTHYSDLGVPTKFGIDEEILMGNLELLNSFKNIKIIGIHVHSSSQELDTEILKNYYKNMFDLTKKVKEGLNLKLKFVNLGSGIGIPFSLEDKPVDVESLGKELNSLCKEFKEEIKDVQIYIETGRYLCGLSGVYVTKVMDTKVSRGKKFVILKNTFNGFIRPSIIEFVKFYSDEPKMNEPLFTKKGAFQYIVLTDEKELEKVNIYGNLCTSTDLVAKDIELPKIKIGDLVVMTNAGCYAAVLTPFQFSSQLPPKEIYLKEDGSILI